A single genomic interval of Demequina sp. NBRC 110054 harbors:
- a CDS encoding homoserine dehydrogenase, which produces MSGALKDPVKVAVLGCGTVGTQVVRLLTEQADDLAWRVGAPVTLAGVYVRDTSVPRDAVVPVDALTSDADALIASADVVVEVMGGLEPARTMILKAIEAGAGVVTANKALLAAHGPELYEAADAAGVDLYYEAAVAGAIPIVRPVRESLAGDHITRILGIVNGTTNYVLDEMTTKGLAYGDVVAEAQRLGYAEADPTADVEGFDAAAKAAILASLAFHQRVALDDVHREGISTVTKDDVAAAAESGHVIKLLAIAERAADGVAVRVHPALVPLSHPLAGVHGAFNAVFIEAEAAGELMFYGQGAGGAPTASAVLGDIVSVARHRAQGGRGPLESNYADHPVLPIEAVSSRFQLRMHVVDRPGMLASIASTLGNRGVSIETVRQKRAQHENHAELVIATHRAPESDMARVLEDLTALDAVLDISSVLRIEGE; this is translated from the coding sequence GTGTCTGGAGCGCTCAAAGACCCTGTCAAGGTAGCCGTACTCGGGTGCGGAACGGTCGGAACCCAGGTGGTGAGGCTGCTCACGGAGCAGGCCGACGACCTGGCGTGGCGCGTAGGCGCGCCCGTGACCCTCGCCGGCGTGTACGTGAGGGATACCTCGGTGCCCCGTGACGCCGTCGTCCCGGTCGACGCCCTGACGTCCGACGCGGACGCGCTGATCGCGTCCGCCGACGTGGTCGTCGAGGTGATGGGTGGCCTCGAGCCCGCCCGCACCATGATCCTGAAGGCCATCGAGGCCGGCGCCGGCGTCGTGACCGCGAACAAGGCCCTGCTCGCCGCGCACGGTCCCGAGCTGTACGAGGCCGCCGACGCCGCGGGCGTCGACCTGTACTACGAGGCCGCGGTCGCGGGCGCGATCCCGATCGTCCGCCCCGTGCGCGAGTCGCTCGCGGGCGACCACATCACGCGCATCCTCGGCATCGTCAACGGCACCACCAACTACGTGCTCGACGAGATGACGACCAAGGGTCTCGCGTACGGCGACGTGGTCGCGGAGGCGCAGCGCCTCGGCTACGCCGAGGCCGACCCGACGGCCGACGTCGAGGGCTTCGACGCCGCCGCGAAGGCCGCGATCCTCGCGTCGCTCGCGTTCCACCAGCGCGTCGCGCTCGACGACGTGCACCGCGAGGGCATCTCGACCGTGACCAAGGACGACGTGGCCGCCGCGGCCGAGTCGGGCCACGTCATCAAGCTGCTCGCGATCGCCGAGCGTGCCGCCGACGGCGTGGCCGTGCGCGTGCACCCCGCGCTCGTGCCGCTGTCGCACCCGCTCGCGGGCGTCCACGGCGCGTTCAACGCGGTCTTCATCGAGGCCGAGGCCGCGGGCGAGCTCATGTTCTACGGCCAGGGGGCCGGCGGCGCGCCCACCGCCTCCGCCGTGCTCGGCGACATCGTGTCCGTCGCGCGCCACCGCGCGCAGGGAGGCCGCGGCCCGCTCGAGTCGAACTACGCCGACCATCCGGTGCTGCCGATCGAGGCTGTCTCCTCGCGCTTCCAGCTGCGCATGCACGTCGTCGACCGGCCGGGCATGCTCGCCTCGATCGCGTCGACGCTCGGCAACCGAGGCGTATCGATCGAGACCGTGCGCCAGAAGCGCGCGCAGCACGAGAACCACGCGGAGCTCGTCATCGCGACGCACCGCGCGCCCGAATCCGACATGGCACGCGTGCTCGAGGACCTCACGGCCCTCGACGCCGTGCTCGACATCAGCTCCGTGCTGCGAATCGAGGGGGAGTGA
- a CDS encoding DUF817 domain-containing protein has product MGERNVLDPERWRPRRLWRFGVGFVWLELQSLVFALAIFAALALTSVIDLPIPRYDALLIFAVVLTAVLWATGWETTREVGVILGFHLVGLTLEIFKVHVGSWVYPDEAWSKVAGVPLYSGFMYAAVGSYIVQAWRRFDLRVTGFRLWPMTFLAVAAYANFFTHHWIPDLRWLIAAGFLIETRGTLVHFTVREHRYRMPLLLSFVAIGLALWFAENAATLLGAWAYPDQLIHWTMVHVGKVGSWALLVSLSFVIVAALKRLEGVLDGKEDDEPSVVVVRREARARRRSEARVERRAARAPERSLEP; this is encoded by the coding sequence GTGGGGGAACGCAACGTCCTGGACCCCGAGCGCTGGCGGCCGCGTCGGCTGTGGCGCTTCGGGGTCGGCTTCGTCTGGCTCGAGCTCCAGTCGCTCGTGTTCGCGCTGGCGATCTTCGCCGCGCTCGCGCTGACGTCCGTGATCGACCTGCCGATCCCCCGCTACGACGCGCTGCTGATCTTCGCGGTCGTCCTCACCGCGGTGCTGTGGGCGACGGGATGGGAGACGACGCGCGAGGTCGGGGTGATCCTCGGGTTCCACCTCGTGGGCCTCACGCTGGAGATCTTCAAGGTGCACGTGGGCTCTTGGGTGTACCCCGACGAGGCGTGGTCGAAGGTCGCAGGGGTGCCGCTGTACTCGGGGTTCATGTACGCCGCGGTCGGCTCGTACATCGTGCAGGCCTGGCGCCGCTTCGACCTGCGCGTGACCGGCTTCCGCCTGTGGCCCATGACGTTCCTCGCGGTCGCCGCGTACGCGAACTTCTTCACGCACCACTGGATCCCGGACCTGCGCTGGCTGATCGCCGCCGGGTTCCTCATCGAGACGCGCGGCACCCTCGTGCACTTCACGGTGCGCGAGCATCGGTACCGGATGCCGCTGCTGCTGTCCTTCGTCGCGATCGGGCTGGCGCTGTGGTTCGCCGAGAACGCAGCGACGCTGCTGGGCGCCTGGGCGTACCCGGACCAGCTGATCCACTGGACGATGGTGCATGTGGGCAAGGTCGGCTCGTGGGCCCTGCTCGTGTCTCTGAGCTTCGTGATCGTCGCGGCGCTCAAGCGTCTCGAGGGCGTGCTCGACGGCAAGGAGGACGACGAGCCGAGCGTCGTCGTGGTCAGGCGCGAGGCCAGGGCGAGGCGCCGCTCGGAGGCTCGCGTCGAGCGGCGAGCCGCCCGCGCGCCAGAACGTAGCCTGGAGCCATGA
- a CDS encoding helix-turn-helix domain-containing protein: MSIDARGAEALNAEAPSRELVADVFARACSSRAAFEVVTGKWASLVLLALVEGPHRFGELRRLVEGVSEKMLSQSLHALEREGLLTRTDHGVVPPRVDYALTPLGADIATRLRGLADVLQGAVSDLDRSRADYDA, encoded by the coding sequence ATGTCGATCGACGCACGCGGGGCCGAGGCCCTCAACGCGGAGGCGCCGAGCCGGGAGCTCGTCGCCGACGTCTTCGCGCGCGCCTGCAGCTCGCGCGCCGCGTTCGAGGTCGTCACCGGGAAGTGGGCCTCGCTCGTGCTCCTCGCGCTGGTCGAGGGGCCTCATCGTTTCGGCGAGCTGCGCCGCCTCGTCGAGGGCGTGAGCGAGAAGATGCTCTCCCAATCGCTCCACGCGCTCGAGCGTGAGGGGCTGCTCACGCGCACGGATCACGGCGTGGTCCCGCCGCGCGTCGACTACGCTCTCACGCCGCTCGGGGCGGACATCGCGACCCGCCTGCGCGGCCTCGCCGATGTCCTCCAGGGAGCGGTGTCCGACCTGGATCGCTCGCGCGCGGACTACGACGCGTAG
- a CDS encoding SDR family oxidoreductase produces the protein MTTYAVTGASGQLGRKIVQSLLDLHISPFDVIALARDTSKVEDLTDLGVRARTADYDQPETLGAALEGVDRLVLVSASEPGKRLPQHQAVITAAEAAGVQRLVYTSLLKADDTTNGLAPEHVATEGLLAESSLETVSLRNSWYTENYTAQIPGYLERGIVGAAGEGRIAAATRQDFAEAAAAAVTADTVKPVYELGGESFTMAAFAAALSEASGKDITYTNVSVEDLVAGMVAAGMDEGTAGFWASIDASIEKGDLDTDSTDLADLIGRKPTSLADAIKAAL, from the coding sequence ATGACCACCTACGCCGTCACCGGAGCCTCGGGCCAGCTCGGCCGCAAGATCGTCCAGTCGCTGCTCGACCTCCACATCTCCCCGTTCGACGTGATCGCGCTCGCCCGCGACACCTCCAAGGTCGAGGACCTCACCGACCTCGGAGTGCGAGCGCGCACCGCCGACTACGACCAGCCCGAGACCCTCGGCGCCGCGCTCGAGGGCGTCGACCGCCTCGTCCTCGTCTCCGCGTCCGAGCCCGGCAAGCGCCTCCCCCAGCACCAGGCCGTGATCACGGCGGCCGAGGCCGCGGGCGTCCAGCGCCTCGTCTACACGTCGCTGCTCAAGGCGGACGACACGACCAACGGGCTCGCGCCGGAGCACGTCGCGACCGAGGGCCTGCTGGCCGAGTCCTCGCTCGAGACCGTCTCCCTGCGCAACTCCTGGTACACCGAGAACTACACCGCGCAGATCCCCGGCTACCTCGAGCGCGGGATCGTCGGCGCCGCCGGGGAGGGCCGCATCGCGGCAGCCACCCGCCAGGACTTCGCCGAGGCCGCGGCGGCCGCCGTCACCGCGGACACCGTGAAGCCCGTCTACGAGCTCGGTGGCGAGTCGTTCACCATGGCCGCGTTCGCCGCAGCGCTGTCCGAGGCGTCGGGCAAGGACATCACCTACACGAATGTGAGCGTCGAGGATCTCGTCGCGGGCATGGTCGCGGCCGGCATGGACGAGGGCACCGCGGGCTTCTGGGCCTCGATCGACGCGAGCATCGAGAAGGGCGACCTCGACACCGACTCGACAGACCTCGCCGACCTCATCGGCCGCAAGCCGACCTCGCTCGCCGACGCGATCAAGGCCGCGCTCTAG
- a CDS encoding nucleoside hydrolase, whose translation MTNIPTPERVVEVAAPRTWSLGEAPWTGTEVLPPRYRVIVDNDFSGDPDDVFQLAHHLLSPSVDIRLVVGSHLSEGDGFDPGPDTASHAVLVAREVFSRLGLTDDDRIVLGAQAAMRDPRTAIDSPAARAIIAEALRDDTDLPLFYAAGGGLTDLASALLMEPSIASRLTVVWIGGPEHEGFAEAPPGGSAVEYNLAIDVAAAQVVFASEATIWQVPRDAYRRCLVSFAELRTRVRSTGPLGEYLHDEALEILRGAVAHSGRGAGEAYALGDQPLVLLTALQSPFEPATSSSDYVVMPTPEITGEGTYRHVEGARPMRVYTGFDTRMMFEDLYAKLAEHAAWQRAGGR comes from the coding sequence GTGACGAACATTCCCACGCCCGAGCGGGTCGTCGAGGTGGCGGCGCCGCGTACCTGGAGCCTTGGAGAGGCCCCGTGGACGGGGACGGAGGTGCTGCCGCCGCGGTACCGCGTCATCGTCGACAACGACTTCTCCGGCGACCCGGACGATGTGTTCCAGCTCGCGCATCATCTGCTGTCGCCGAGCGTCGACATCCGGCTCGTCGTCGGCTCGCACCTGAGCGAGGGTGACGGCTTCGACCCCGGCCCCGACACGGCGTCTCACGCGGTCCTGGTCGCGCGCGAGGTCTTCTCTCGGCTTGGGCTCACGGATGACGACCGCATCGTCCTCGGCGCTCAGGCCGCGATGCGCGACCCGAGGACAGCGATCGACTCTCCCGCGGCGAGGGCGATCATCGCCGAGGCCCTGCGCGACGACACGGATCTGCCGCTGTTCTACGCGGCGGGCGGCGGCCTGACGGACCTCGCCTCGGCGCTGCTCATGGAGCCGTCGATCGCGTCGCGGCTCACGGTGGTCTGGATCGGCGGGCCCGAGCACGAGGGCTTCGCCGAGGCGCCTCCCGGCGGCAGCGCGGTCGAGTACAACCTGGCGATCGACGTGGCAGCCGCACAGGTCGTCTTCGCCTCCGAGGCAACGATCTGGCAGGTGCCGCGTGACGCGTACCGCCGATGCCTCGTGTCCTTCGCGGAGCTGCGCACGCGCGTGCGCTCCACGGGGCCGCTCGGCGAGTACCTCCACGACGAGGCGCTCGAGATCCTGCGCGGGGCAGTCGCGCACTCTGGTCGCGGCGCGGGCGAGGCGTATGCGCTCGGCGATCAGCCGCTCGTGCTCCTCACGGCCCTGCAGTCGCCGTTCGAGCCCGCGACGTCCAGCAGCGACTATGTGGTCATGCCTACCCCGGAGATCACTGGCGAGGGTACGTACCGCCACGTCGAGGGGGCGCGCCCGATGCGCGTCTACACGGGCTTCGACACGCGCATGATGTTCGAGGACCTCTACGCGAAGCTCGCTGAGCACGCCGCGTGGCAGCGCGCGGGCGGTCGCTGA
- the lysA gene encoding diaminopimelate decarboxylase produces MSAVWSRTVERGDDGALRVGGCDVRQLAGEFGTPLYIVDEADLRARAAAFRDHFTAAFGRHGTKCDVYYASKSFLSSRVTRWMLDEDLRMDVASGGELEIALRGGMPPERIGLHGNNKSDAEIERALKVGVGRIVVDSFDEIAILDAIAFELGVTAPVMVRVTTGVHAGGHEYIATSHEDQKFGLSLASGAAIEALRRVHAAESLELQGIHTHIGSQILSIDAFRESATRMFGLRAEFAAESGVEMPEVDLGGGYAISYVPGAEALEPERAAFEIADAVAEALKEAGGTWPRMSIEPGRAISGPAGMTLYRVGVVKTVNLEEGGHRTYVAVDGGMSDNMRPITYGAEYSATLAARLSEEPPALSRVVGKHCESGDVLVRNVELPGDVSRGDLLAVPATGAYGRVMANNYNGLLRPAVISVKDGQAQVHVRRDTMEDLLSWDVAPE; encoded by the coding sequence GTGAGCGCAGTCTGGTCCCGGACGGTCGAGCGCGGCGACGACGGGGCGCTGCGCGTCGGCGGGTGCGACGTGCGTCAGCTCGCCGGCGAGTTCGGCACGCCGCTGTACATCGTCGACGAGGCGGACCTCCGCGCGAGGGCCGCGGCGTTCCGCGACCACTTCACCGCGGCCTTCGGGCGCCACGGCACGAAGTGCGACGTGTACTACGCGAGCAAGTCGTTCCTGTCCTCGCGGGTGACGCGGTGGATGCTCGACGAGGATCTGCGGATGGACGTCGCGTCGGGCGGCGAGCTCGAGATCGCGCTGCGCGGCGGGATGCCTCCCGAGCGCATCGGTCTGCACGGCAACAACAAGTCGGATGCGGAGATCGAGCGCGCGCTCAAGGTCGGCGTGGGGCGCATCGTCGTCGACTCGTTCGACGAGATCGCGATCCTCGACGCGATCGCCTTCGAGCTCGGCGTCACCGCGCCCGTGATGGTGCGCGTCACCACCGGCGTGCACGCGGGCGGTCACGAGTACATCGCGACGAGCCACGAGGACCAGAAGTTCGGGCTGTCGCTCGCGTCCGGCGCCGCGATCGAGGCGCTGCGGCGCGTGCACGCCGCGGAGAGCCTCGAGCTGCAGGGAATCCACACCCACATCGGCTCCCAGATCCTGTCGATCGACGCGTTCCGCGAGTCCGCGACGCGCATGTTCGGATTGCGGGCCGAGTTCGCCGCCGAGTCCGGCGTCGAGATGCCCGAGGTGGACCTGGGCGGCGGCTACGCGATCTCGTACGTGCCTGGCGCCGAGGCGCTCGAGCCCGAGCGCGCGGCCTTCGAGATCGCCGATGCGGTCGCCGAGGCGCTCAAGGAGGCCGGCGGCACGTGGCCGCGCATGTCGATCGAGCCCGGCCGCGCGATCTCCGGGCCCGCAGGCATGACGCTGTACCGCGTCGGCGTGGTGAAGACCGTGAACCTCGAGGAGGGCGGCCACCGCACGTATGTCGCCGTCGACGGCGGCATGAGCGACAACATGCGCCCGATCACCTACGGCGCGGAGTACTCCGCGACCCTCGCGGCGCGGCTGTCGGAGGAGCCTCCCGCGCTCAGCCGGGTGGTCGGCAAGCACTGCGAGAGCGGCGACGTCCTGGTCCGCAACGTCGAGCTGCCGGGCGACGTCAGCAGGGGAGACCTGCTCGCCGTGCCCGCCACCGGCGCGTACGGGCGCGTGATGGCGAACAACTACAACGGCCTGCTGCGCCCCGCGGTCATCTCCGTGAAGGACGGCCAGGCGCAGGTGCATGTCCGCCGCGACACCATGGAGGACCTGCTCAGCTGGGACGTCGCGCCCGAGTAG
- the argS gene encoding arginine--tRNA ligase codes for MTPEQLSEAIRAALLQGIDDSDFQLSPFDVPEDIRVERPRQREHGDWSTNVAMQLAKKAGTNPREFASTLVERLAEIDGIDTAEVAGPGFINIRLAAGAAGELARTIVLANGAFGRGETLKGTTVNVEFVSANPTGPIHLGGTRWAAVGDSLARLLEFHEARVIREYYFNDHGSQIDNFAKSLVAAIKGDDTPENGYGGDYIQEIANQVLIQAMEVGEKDPLELPADEMQEFFRSRGVHLMFDEIKQELKDFGVEFDVYFHEEALHSEGKVTAALDELKSNGALYESEGAWWLRSTEHGDDKDRVVIKSDGNAAYIAGDIAYIRDKHERGADLCIYLLGADHHGYIARLKAAAAALGYDPASVEVIIGQMVNLVKDGQPVRMSKRAGTVVTMQDLVEAVGVDAARYALARSSADQSIDIDLDLLASATNANPVFYVQYAHARTAGVARNAAEYGIDRDKGFDASLLSHESEAALLGALGEFPRIVAQAVEYREQHRVARYLEDLATAFNRWYDRTRVTPLGDEEVTDLHHTRLWLNDATGMVLRTGLHLLGVSAPERM; via the coding sequence GTGACTCCCGAGCAGCTCAGCGAAGCAATCCGTGCCGCCCTTCTTCAGGGGATCGACGACAGCGACTTCCAGCTGTCACCGTTCGACGTCCCCGAGGACATCCGCGTGGAGCGACCGCGCCAGCGAGAGCACGGCGACTGGTCCACCAACGTCGCGATGCAGCTCGCGAAGAAGGCCGGCACCAACCCGCGCGAGTTCGCGTCGACGCTCGTCGAGCGCCTCGCCGAGATCGACGGCATCGACACCGCCGAGGTCGCTGGCCCTGGCTTCATCAACATCCGCCTCGCGGCCGGCGCCGCGGGCGAGCTGGCGCGCACCATCGTCCTCGCGAACGGCGCCTTCGGCCGCGGTGAGACGCTCAAGGGCACGACGGTCAACGTCGAGTTCGTGTCCGCGAACCCCACCGGTCCGATCCACCTCGGCGGTACGCGCTGGGCAGCCGTCGGCGACTCGCTCGCACGACTGCTCGAGTTCCACGAGGCCCGCGTCATCCGCGAGTACTACTTCAACGACCACGGCTCGCAGATCGACAACTTCGCAAAGTCGCTCGTCGCCGCGATCAAGGGCGACGACACCCCGGAGAACGGCTACGGCGGCGACTACATCCAGGAGATCGCCAACCAGGTGCTCATCCAGGCCATGGAGGTAGGCGAGAAGGATCCGCTGGAGCTTCCGGCCGACGAGATGCAGGAGTTCTTCCGTTCGCGCGGCGTGCACCTGATGTTCGACGAGATCAAGCAGGAGCTCAAGGACTTCGGCGTCGAGTTCGACGTCTACTTCCACGAGGAGGCGCTGCACTCCGAGGGCAAGGTCACCGCGGCGCTCGACGAGCTCAAGTCCAACGGCGCGCTGTACGAGTCCGAGGGCGCGTGGTGGCTGAGGTCGACGGAGCACGGCGACGACAAGGATCGCGTCGTCATCAAGTCCGACGGCAACGCCGCGTACATCGCGGGCGACATCGCCTACATCCGTGACAAGCACGAGCGCGGTGCGGACCTGTGCATCTACCTGCTCGGCGCCGACCACCACGGCTACATCGCGCGCCTCAAGGCCGCGGCCGCCGCGCTCGGCTATGACCCCGCCTCTGTCGAGGTCATCATCGGTCAGATGGTCAACCTCGTGAAGGACGGTCAGCCGGTGCGCATGTCCAAGCGCGCGGGCACGGTCGTGACGATGCAGGACCTCGTCGAGGCCGTCGGCGTCGACGCCGCGCGCTACGCGCTCGCGCGCTCGAGCGCGGACCAGTCGATCGACATCGACCTGGACCTGCTCGCGTCGGCCACGAACGCGAACCCGGTGTTCTACGTCCAGTACGCGCACGCGCGCACCGCCGGCGTCGCGCGCAACGCGGCCGAGTACGGCATCGACCGCGACAAGGGCTTCGACGCCTCGCTCCTGTCTCACGAGTCCGAGGCGGCGCTGCTCGGCGCGCTCGGCGAGTTCCCTCGCATCGTCGCGCAGGCCGTCGAGTACCGCGAGCAGCACCGCGTCGCCCGCTACCTCGAGGACCTCGCGACCGCGTTCAACCGCTGGTACGACCGCACTCGCGTCACCCCGCTGGGCGACGAGGAGGTCACGGACCTGCACCACACGCGCCTGTGGCTCAACGACGCGACCGGCATGGTGCTGCGCACCGGGCTCCACTTGCTGGGCGTCTCCGCGCCCGAGAGGATGTAA
- a CDS encoding LacI family DNA-binding transcriptional regulator, with protein sequence MAVSVKEVAARAGVSVGTVSNVLNRPDMVKAETVEKVHAAIDELGYVPNAAAQALREGQSRSIGFVALDVTNPFFTDVARGAEREAARKGLSVLLANSDENAEREQSHIELFERGRVRGLLVSPLAEDLGRLRDVRRRGIPVVLVDRGTEDTSFASVAVDDVAGGEIAARHLLDGGRRRLAFVGGPASLRQVTDRYRGAAAAVAGIDDATIEFVETKALSLRGGMRVGAELRPRVAAGEIDGIFAANDLLAIGLQQGLLGGDEPVTIPGDVALVGYDDISFAAAAVVPITSIRQPRELIGETAVTLLEELREPDAQPRQVVFAPELVVRASSRA encoded by the coding sequence ATGGCGGTGAGCGTCAAGGAGGTCGCGGCGCGCGCGGGCGTGTCCGTCGGCACGGTCTCGAACGTCCTCAACCGCCCCGACATGGTCAAGGCGGAGACCGTCGAGAAGGTGCATGCCGCGATCGACGAGCTCGGCTACGTGCCGAACGCCGCGGCGCAGGCTCTTCGCGAGGGTCAGAGCCGGAGCATCGGCTTCGTCGCGCTCGACGTGACCAACCCGTTCTTCACCGATGTCGCCCGAGGGGCCGAGCGTGAGGCCGCTCGCAAGGGGCTGAGCGTGCTGCTCGCCAACTCCGATGAGAACGCCGAGCGCGAGCAGTCCCATATCGAGCTGTTCGAGCGTGGTCGCGTGCGCGGCCTGCTCGTGTCCCCGCTCGCCGAGGACCTGGGCCGGCTGCGCGACGTCCGTCGCCGCGGGATCCCCGTCGTCCTCGTGGACAGGGGCACCGAGGACACGTCGTTCGCCTCCGTGGCCGTGGACGATGTGGCGGGTGGCGAGATCGCCGCGCGGCACCTGCTCGACGGGGGCAGGAGGAGGCTCGCGTTCGTCGGCGGGCCGGCGAGCCTGCGCCAGGTGACCGACCGTTACCGCGGGGCGGCTGCCGCCGTCGCGGGCATCGACGACGCGACCATCGAGTTCGTGGAGACCAAGGCGCTGTCCCTCAGGGGAGGCATGCGCGTGGGGGCCGAGCTCAGGCCGCGAGTCGCCGCGGGCGAGATCGACGGGATCTTCGCGGCCAACGACCTGCTCGCGATCGGTCTTCAGCAGGGCCTGCTGGGCGGCGACGAGCCCGTGACGATCCCCGGCGACGTCGCACTCGTCGGCTACGACGACATCTCGTTCGCCGCGGCGGCCGTCGTGCCGATCACGTCGATCCGCCAGCCGCGCGAGCTCATCGGCGAGACGGCGGTCACGCTGCTCGAGGAACTGCGCGAGCCCGACGCCCAGCCGCGCCAGGTGGTCTTCGCGCCCGAGCTCGTCGTGAGGGCCTCGAGCCGCGCCTGA
- the rhaI gene encoding L-rhamnose isomerase: MAFAPDIASRLEEQAIELPSWAFGNSGTRFKVFGTPGTPRDPFEKISDAAQVNKYTALSPSVALHIPWDKVDDYSVLRKHAEDNGVALGTINSNTFQDDDYKLGSLAHRDDRIRRKAIDHHLECIDIMDQTGSRDLKIWLADGTNYAGQDDMRGRQDRMHESLQEIYARISENQRLVLEYKIFEPAFYHMDVPDWGTSYAQVAALGERATVCLDTGHHAPSTNIEFIVMQLLRLGKLGSFDFNSRNYADDDLIVGAADPFQLFRIINEVIVGGGYGNDGDTAFMLDQCHNIEDKIPGQIRSVLNVQEMTARALLIDREALTAAQIEGDVLKANGIMMDAFYTDVRADLAEWRESRGLPADPMKAFAESGYLAKIAEERVGGVQAGWGA; this comes from the coding sequence ATGGCCTTCGCGCCCGACATCGCCTCCCGCCTCGAGGAGCAGGCCATCGAGCTGCCCTCGTGGGCGTTTGGAAACTCCGGCACTCGCTTCAAGGTGTTCGGCACCCCCGGCACCCCCCGCGACCCGTTCGAGAAGATCTCCGACGCCGCCCAGGTGAACAAGTACACGGCCCTGTCGCCGTCCGTCGCGCTCCACATCCCGTGGGACAAGGTCGACGACTACTCGGTGCTGCGCAAGCACGCCGAGGACAACGGCGTCGCGCTCGGGACGATCAACTCGAATACGTTCCAGGACGACGACTACAAGCTCGGCTCGCTCGCGCACCGGGACGACCGCATCCGCCGCAAGGCGATCGACCACCACCTCGAGTGCATCGACATCATGGACCAGACCGGGTCGCGCGACCTCAAGATCTGGCTCGCCGACGGCACCAACTACGCGGGTCAGGACGACATGCGCGGGCGTCAGGACCGCATGCACGAGTCGCTTCAGGAGATCTACGCGCGGATCAGCGAGAACCAGCGCCTGGTCCTCGAGTACAAGATCTTCGAGCCGGCGTTCTATCACATGGACGTTCCGGACTGGGGCACGAGCTACGCCCAGGTCGCGGCGCTCGGCGAGCGCGCGACGGTGTGCCTCGACACCGGACACCACGCCCCCAGCACCAACATCGAGTTCATCGTGATGCAGCTGCTGCGCCTCGGGAAGCTCGGCTCGTTCGACTTCAACTCGCGCAACTATGCGGACGACGACCTCATCGTGGGCGCGGCGGACCCGTTCCAGCTGTTCCGCATCATCAACGAGGTGATCGTGGGCGGCGGCTACGGAAACGACGGCGACACCGCGTTCATGCTCGACCAGTGCCACAACATCGAGGACAAGATCCCCGGCCAGATCCGCTCGGTGCTGAACGTCCAGGAGATGACGGCCCGCGCGCTGCTCATCGACCGCGAGGCGCTCACCGCCGCGCAGATCGAGGGCGATGTCCTGAAGGCCAACGGCATCATGATGGACGCCTTCTACACGGACGTCCGCGCGGACCTCGCCGAGTGGCGCGAGTCGCGCGGCCTGCCCGCCGACCCGATGAAGGCCTTCGCCGAGTCGGGCTACCTCGCGAAGATCGCCGAGGAGCGCGTGGGCGGCGTCCAGGCCGGCTGGGGCGCCTGA
- a CDS encoding alpha/beta hydrolase, giving the protein MPLSVTRYGVNVLSVEAPGQDAPVRARLYRASASCERALVWVHGGAFAFGDLDMPEADATATWLAAHHWAVLSVDYRLAPEPDFETGRIGTGGHPFPAAHDDVIAAFDWMVDHAEDLGAAPDAVLLGGASAGGNLAAGAAVELRERARGGDDRIVPAGLFLAYPVLHATMPEPTPETAAAIATAPQDARFPADVIRTMNLNYVAGDESLLTDPRAFAGEGDPAGLPATLVIDSEADDLRPSGERFAAQLAQAGVDVRHHVEPGTLHGHLNRPELPAFARTLERLLEWSATR; this is encoded by the coding sequence ATGCCCCTCAGCGTGACCCGCTACGGGGTCAACGTGCTCAGCGTGGAGGCACCCGGACAGGACGCGCCTGTGAGGGCGCGCCTGTACCGGGCCTCCGCGTCGTGCGAGCGCGCCCTCGTCTGGGTCCACGGTGGTGCCTTCGCCTTCGGCGACCTCGACATGCCCGAGGCCGATGCGACCGCCACATGGCTCGCCGCCCACCACTGGGCGGTGCTGTCCGTCGACTACCGGCTCGCCCCGGAGCCCGACTTCGAGACCGGCCGCATCGGCACGGGCGGCCACCCCTTCCCGGCCGCGCACGACGACGTGATCGCCGCGTTCGACTGGATGGTCGACCACGCGGAGGACCTCGGCGCGGCGCCCGACGCGGTGCTGCTCGGCGGCGCGAGCGCGGGCGGCAATCTTGCGGCGGGCGCAGCGGTGGAGCTTCGCGAGCGCGCACGCGGAGGCGACGACCGCATCGTCCCGGCCGGGCTCTTCCTGGCCTATCCGGTGCTGCACGCGACCATGCCCGAGCCGACCCCGGAGACCGCGGCCGCGATCGCGACCGCGCCGCAGGACGCGCGCTTCCCCGCGGACGTGATCCGCACCATGAACCTCAACTACGTCGCCGGCGACGAGTCGCTGCTCACGGACCCCCGCGCGTTCGCCGGGGAGGGAGACCCTGCCGGGCTGCCGGCCACGCTCGTGATCGATTCCGAGGCGGACGACCTGCGCCCGTCCGGCGAGCGCTTCGCCGCACAGCTGGCCCAGGCGGGTGTCGACGTACGCCACCACGTCGAGCCAGGCACCCTGCACGGCCATCTCAACCGGCCCGAACTTCCCGCGTTCGCGCGCACGCTCGAACGCCTCCTGGAGTGGTCGGCAACCCGCTGA